A single window of Drosophila suzukii chromosome 3, CBGP_Dsuzu_IsoJpt1.0, whole genome shotgun sequence DNA harbors:
- the TTLL5 gene encoding tubulin polyglutamylase TTLL5, with product MPSSLCDALTNSSINFDYQKEDDWITSGKLGSREAVLVFRTNILNPKIRKTLSEKSSAQALSETKDNVEEPVPCQKKSEQKEPTSSETSSKEALSGSTQQKIYLLKTPQQCDKSDKLTFSSPFKKILNRYSSSDTSISSEGEEPAHSRECTSRVLKTSQNTINIKLAADLSKESGYESTAPAKSISNTEVSEEDPEVTSEDDDEYGVNMPAFKLKITYKFHQTETKLLRKLFNVHGLTEIQGESNNFNLLWTGVHMKLDIVRNLAPYQRVNHFPRSYEMTRKDRLYKNIERMQHLRGMKHFDIVPQTFVLPIESRDLSIAHNKHRGPWIVKPAASSRGRGIFIVNSPDQIPQDEQAVVSKYIVDPLCIDGHKCDLRVYVLVTSFDPLIIYLFEEGIVRLATVKYDRHADNLWNPCMHLCNYSINKYHSDYIRSSDAQDEDVGHKWTLSALLRHLKLQSCDTRQLMLNIEDLIIKAVLACAQSIISACRMFVPNGNNCFELYGFDILIDNALKPWLLEVNLSPSMGVDSPLDTKVKSCLMADLLTCVGIPAYSPEMRSHYDQKWSRFRSSSCQRQATLPSVSQKTKKTKKKGAPININLTGEEQRILRNARLQYSRRGGFVRIFPTDDSMQRYGNFLDSANGIPISTPTVQSQTFQTPIVQHNYNQMLHQNLYCKDGRQKLDDNSEAERIWQYERALETDSEIPFVKKPTVEKCEEEGRRLRKVMLKKISNGSELTPFQARQTFSIYLESVLRRLTEDPKDNHEKIILKFLNKFGGSVKPPVIFRNMQTIKVASKARSAMVAKLLGDFLENYKRDTEAYVDSFDHFGMIPSSAYNQFLMHAQESDLEAVLTLHTNVTGIMPFLYNRCGLSVPPTPPIPSGLHGFLRALPSMVNPSGMARELSKYDGYFKSYDKEKIFL from the exons GATAATGTAGAAGAACCCGTTCCATGCCAAAAGAAATCGGAGCAAAAAGAACCCACTTCTTCAGAAACAAGTAGCAAGGAAGCTCTAAGCGGTTCGACGCAGcaaaagatttatttattgaaaaccCCGCAACAATGTGATAAATCGGATAAATTAACTTTTTCTAGCCCTTTTAAGAAGATACTTAACCGATATTCATCGAGTGATACGTCCATTTCTAGTGAAGGTGAAGAGCCGGCACATAGTAGAGAATGCACATCGCGTGTACTTAAGACCAGTCAGAATaccattaatattaaattagcTGCAGACTTATCGAAGGAAAGTGGATACGAGTCTACAGCACCTGCCAAATCAATTTCAAATACTGAAGTAAGCGAAGAAGATCCGGAGGTGACAAGCGAAGACGACGACGAATATGGTGTTAACATGCCTGCCTTTAAACTCAAAATTACCTATAAATTCCATCAAACGGAAACCAAGTTGCTAAGAAAGCTATTCAATGTCCACGGCCTTACTGAAATTCAGGGTGAAagtaataattttaatttactttgGACTGGTGTTCATATGAAATTAGATATTGTGAGAAATTTGGCGCCGTATCAGAGAGTTAATCATTTCCCAAG ATCCTATGAGATGACCCGCAAGGACAGACTATATAAGAACATTGAACGCATGCAACATCTTCGGGGAATGAAACATTTCGATATTGTGCCACAAACATTTGTCCTGCCAATAGAATCCCGAGATTTAAGTATAGCCCATAACAAGCATCGCGGACCATGGATAGTAAAGCCTGCGGCATCCAGCCGGGGAAGAGGAATATTTATTGTGAATTCg CCAGATCAAATACCCCAAGATGAGCAGGCCGTAGTCTCAAAGTACATAGTGGATCCGCTGTGCATTGATGGTCACAAATGTGATTTGAGGGTATACGTCCTAGTGACGTCCTTCGATCCCCTTATTATTTATCTATTCGAAGAGGGCATCGTGAGGTTGGCCACAGTCAAATACGATAGACATGCGGATAACCTGTGGAACCCATGCATGCACCTCTGCAATTACAGCATTAATAAGTACCATTCTGATTACATAAGGAGCTCCGATGCTCAGGATGAGGATGTAGGCCATAAGTGGACGTTGTCCGCTCTTTTAAGGCACCTGAAACTCCAGAGTTGTGATACACGGCAACTAATGCTGAATATAGAAGATTTAATTATTAAGGCTGTGCTAGCCTGTGCTCAATCCATTATTTCGGCCTGCAGAATGTTCGTTCCCAACGGAAACAACTGCTTTGAACTGTATGGATTCGATATATTAATCGACAATGCACTGAAGCCATGGCTGCTGGAAGTCAATCTATCGCCGTCAATGGGTGTGGATAGTCCTTTGGATACGAAGGTTAAGTCATGCCTGATGGCTGACCTGTTGACGTGCGTGGGTATCCCAGCCTATAGTCCAGAAATGAGATCTCACTATGACCAAAAATGGTCACGATTCCGCAGTTCAAGCTGCCAAAGGCAGGCAACCCTGCCCAGCGTCTCACAAAAGACTAAAAAAACGAAGAAAAAGGGTGCCcccattaatattaatttaaccGGCGAAGAGCAGCGCATATTGCGCAATGCACGCCTACAGTATTCTCGTCGTGGTGGATTCGTACGCATCTTTCCTACGGATGACTCAATGCAGCGGTATGGTAACTTCCTCGATTCTGCTAATGGCATTCCAATTTCCACGCCGACTGTACAGAGTCAGACATTCCAAACGCCGATTGTGCAGCACAACTACAACCAGATGCTTCACCAAAATTTATACTGCAAGGATGGCCGGCAGAAGCTTGACGATAATTCGGAAGCTGAGCGTATTTGGCAATACGAAAGAGCCTTGGAGACTGATTCGGAAATTCCGTTTGTCAAGAAGCCCACGGTGGAGAAGTGCGAGGAGGAGGGCAGGAGGTTGCGGAAGGTGATGCTTAAGAAAATTTCCAATGGATCAGAATTGACTCCGTTTCAAGCCCGACAAACTTTTAGTATTTATTTGGAATCGGTTCTACGGCGCCTAACCGAAGATCCGAAGGACAATCATGAGAAAATAATTCTCAagtttttaaacaaatttggTGGGTCTGTAAAACCGCCCGTAATTTTCCGGAACATGCAAACCATTAAGGTGGCCAGCAAGGCCCGGTCGGCAATGGTGGCGAAGCTACTGGGCGACTTCCTGGAGAATTACAAAAGGGACACGGAGGCCTATGTGGACTCGTTCGATCACTTTGGGATGATACCATCCAGTGCCTACAATCAGTTTCTAATGCACGCCCAAGAGTCAGATTTGGAGGCAGTGCTGACACTTCACACCAATGTAACCGGGATCATGCCCTTCCTCTACAACCGATGTGGACTGTCAGTGCCACCTACGCCCCCGATTCCGTCGGGCCTGCACGGGTTCCTGAGAGCCCTCCCCTCCATGGTGAACCCCTCCGGCATGGCCAGGGAACTCAGCAAGTACGATGGTTATTTCAAGAGCTACGACAAGGAGAAGATATTTCTATGA